A region from the Arachis ipaensis cultivar K30076 chromosome B01, Araip1.1, whole genome shotgun sequence genome encodes:
- the LOC107645076 gene encoding uncharacterized protein LOC107645076, giving the protein MRKVKGMIPEEIMKVLNRENPHIIPRGQNAYEVLARLRVNHGGERYQVTRIVEEVLNRVGLNVGFMNRPHFVSAFPQVVQMTEVSRGVKNPKIITKFAGEVGESTTEHVARYFVEIGNLANDENLKMKFFPSSLMKNVFTWFSNLTPNLITTWNQLETAFHAQFYRGEMNVAVTDLVALKHEDSKTIDDYIIRFKNAKSRCYARE; this is encoded by the coding sequence ATGAGGAAGGTGAAAGGCATGATTCCAGAGGAAATAATGAAGGTTTTGAATAGAGAAAATCCTCATATAATTCCTCGTGGTCAAAATGCTTATGAAGTTCTAGCCAGATTACGTGTTAATCATGGTGGTGAACGTTATCAAGTCACAAGAATTGTGGAGGAAGTACTTAATCGAGTTGGTTTGAATGTTGGTTTCATGAATCGACCTCACTTTGTGTCTGCCTTCCCGCAAGTAGTCCAAATGACTGAAGTGTCAAGGGGcgtgaaaaatccaaaaataatcaCAAAGTTTGCAGGAGAAGTTGGAGAGTCGACTACTGAACATGTCGCTCGATATTTTGTTGAGATTGGAAATTTAGCTAATGatgagaatttgaaaatgaagttttttccttcttcgTTAATGAAGAATGTGTTTACTTGGTTTTCAAATCTCACGCCAAATTTGATAACGACATGGAATCAGTTAGAAACTGCTTTTCACGCTCAATTTTATCGAGGGGAAATGAATGTGGCAGTTACTGATCTGGTTGCTTTGAAACATGAAGATAGTAAAACTATTGATGATTATATAATACGTTTCAAAAATGCTAAAAGTAGATGCTATGCCCGAGAGTAA